A genomic segment from Drosophila willistoni isolate 14030-0811.24 chromosome 2L unlocalized genomic scaffold, UCI_dwil_1.1 Seg168, whole genome shotgun sequence encodes:
- the LOC6652429 gene encoding DE-cadherin, whose product MTTNRRRKNTQEASAFQSNPAQQQSHQQHKRKCRQYSLPILPLTIALVVALIFVLPAPAQSLQQSLENDKSYFVDNRKPTFKNCDGYAPSVKEEQPENTYVFQVKATDPDPNQEIRYSLVQSPFERPKFFINPNSGVIVTAHTFDRDEPIHEKFVFVTVQATDNGLPPLDDVCTFNVTIEDINDNPPVFNKARYDESISENTQPDAVVMSISASDFDDGNNSIVEYEILRERDFQYFKIDKESGIIYLNRAIDKRPGQSYTINVRAYNIVPDPPQDAQIEVRIRVVESSIKPPSFVDPIDEPIYLKENLINFSQPIATLRAVSNMPDSPKVIFELITGRTEQTNGKNTFVFNQIGNEVSISLGKALDYEAITEYTLTVSVRNNFQLSAEHQLKIKIEDVNDNIPYFTEVKSGTILENEPSGTSVMQVRAFDNDGTSANNIVSFQLADNQEHFAIDPHTGNITALTTFDREERDFYNVKVIASDNSPSSLFDNGEPNRGHQVFSISIGDKNDHKPNFQKKTYLADKLLEDANTNYEVIEVKAEDEDNASQILYSIESGNVGDAFKIGLKTGKITVNQRLDYETITEYELKVRAFDGIYDDYATVIIKIEDVNDNPPVFKKEYSITIPEEKTFDHCILTIEAYDPDIKDRTADQHITYSIVKEDHRKLLTIDNAGCLRLIQTLDRDQPNGHKSWQVLISASDQDGVGTTLKSVKAVSITLQDINDNAPFLINEMPVHWQENRNPGQVVQLQANDYDEPQNGPPYTYGIDSDASSDIKKKFSIDNDYLFANVMFDREEQKEYFIPIRISDSGVPRQSAVSILHLIIGDVNDNAMTEGSSRIFIYNYKGEAPDTDIGRVFVDDLDDWDLGDKVFAWKNGIPHNQFRLNPSTGMITMLEHTSEGEYQLVFVVTEESTFIPMHSVDADVTVVIRELPEEAVDKSGSIRFINVTKEEFIGVPRDVQSPEAYSLKDRLQHSLAKLFNTSVSNVDVFTVLQNENNTLDVRYSAHGSPYYAPEKLNGMVAQNQQRLENELDLPMLMINIDECLIERLKCESSCTNELHKSSVPYMIYSNTTSFVGVNAFVQAQCVCEASVLNYCLNGGTPRYGENDICDCIDGFEGPHCEHVSVAFYGNGHAFYEPISACDNTRIGLEISPQHEEGLIMYLGPLNFNPLLPLSDFLALELDKGYPVLTVDYGSGSIRIKHQHIQLQRGRSYQLDIILQRTSIEMTVDNCRLSTCMSLGAPQGPNEFLNVNAPLQLGGTPVDLVQLGRQLNWTHIPNQQGFFGCVRNLTINDHTYNLGMPAVFRNIDSGCQQAVVGAVSFGIDRNFIIAIITCIALLLIILLAVVVQKKQKNGWHEKDIDDIRETIINYEDEGGGERDTDYDLNVLRTQPFYEEKLYKDPHTLQAAGMGRVPNDIPDIGDFLGGKKENCDRDVGAFTIDDVRHYAYEGDGNSDGSLSSLASCTDDGDLNFDYLSNFGPRFRKLADMYGEEPSDTDSNVDDDQGWRI is encoded by the exons ATGACGACGAATCGTCGGAGGAAAAACACGCAAGAAGCAAGTGCATTCCAAAGTAATCCTGCTCAACAACAATCACATCAGCAGCATAAACGGAAATGTCGACAATATTCCCTACCCATTCTGCCACTCACCATCGCTTTGGTAGTGGCTCTAATCTTCGTATTACCAGCTCCTGCCCAATCGCTTCAACAATCGCTTGAAAACGACAAAAGCTACTTTGTGGACAATCGGAAGCCCACATTCAAGAACTGCGATGGCTATGCGCCATCGGTTAAAGAGGAGCAGCCAgagaatacatatgtattccaGGTGAAGGCCACAGATCCCGATCCCAATCAGGAGATACGCTACAGCCTCGTCCAATCACCTTTCGAGCGACCGAAATTCTTTATAAATCCCAACTCGGGCGTCATTGTCACGGCCCATACATTCGATCGCGATGAGCCCATTCATGAGAAATTCGTTTTCGTCACCGTCCAGGCCACGGATAATGGTCTTCCGCCATTGGATGATGTTTGCACCTTCAATGTGACCATCGAGGATATAAACGACAATCCGCCAGTGTTCAATAAAGCGCGATACGACGAGTCCATATCGGAGAACActcag CCCGATGCGGTGGTCATGTCAATCAGTGCCAGCGATTTTGATGATGGCAACAATAGCATTGTCGAGTACGAGATTTTAAGAGAACGAgattttcaatatttcaaaatcgACAAAGAGTCCGGCATTATCTACTTGAATCGAGCGATTGACAAGAGACCGGGACAATcgtacacaataaatgtgagGGCCTACAATATAGTGCCAGATCCGCCGCAGGATGCCCAGATCGAAGTGCGCATCCGTGTGGTGGAATCATCGATAAAGCCGCCCTCCTTCGTGGATCCCATCGATGAGCCGATTTACCTAAAAGAGAATCTTATCAATTTCTCTCAACCAATTGCCACGCTGCGAGCTGTTTCTAATATGCCCGATTCTCCGAAGGTTATCTTTGAACTGATCACCGGGCGCACTGAGCAGACGAACGGCAAAAACACATTCGTCTTTAATCAGATTGGCAACGAGGTCTCAATAAGTTTGGGCAAGGCTCTCGATTACGAAGCCATTACTGAATACACACTGACCGTAAGTGTGCGAAATAACTTCCAGTTGAGTGCCGAACATCAGTTGAAAATTAAGATTGAAGATGTCAACGATAATATTCCCTATTTCACGGAAGTCAAGTCGGGCACAATTTTGGAGAATGAACCATCTGGAACGTCTGTAATGCAGGTGCGAGCCTTCGACAATGATGGCACATCGGCAAACAATATTGTGTCCTTTCAGCTTGCGGATAATCAAGAGCACTTTGCCATCGATCCGCATACGGGAAACATCACGGCTCTGACGACATTTGATCGCGAGGAACGAGACTTTTACAACGTTAAAGTTATTGCTAGCGATAATTCGCCATCAAGTCTGTTCGATAATGGCGAACCCAATCGTGGCCATCAGGTTTTCAGCATCTCCATTGGCGACAAGAACGATCATAAGCCAAATTTCCAAAAGAAGACATATTTGGCCGACAAGCTGCTCGAAGATGCTAATACCAACTATGAGGTGATTGAGGTAAAGGCTGAGGATGAGGATAATGCCTCACAGATTCTATACAGTATTGAGAGCGGCAATGTGGGCGATGCCTTCAAGATTGGCCTGAAAACGGGCAAGATCACGGTCAATCAACGCTTGGATTATGAAACAATTACAGAATATGAGCTAAAAGTGCGAGCTTTTGATGGCATCTACGATGACTACGCCACGGTCATCATAAAGATCGAGGATGTTAATGACAATCCGCCGGTTTTCAAAAAAGAATATAGCATTACCATACCGGAGGAAAAGACCTTTGACCACTGCATACTCACCATCGAGGCATACGATCCAGATATCAAGGATCGCACTGCCGACCAACATATAACTTATTCCATAGTAAAAGAGGATCATCGAAAACTCTTGACCATCGATAACGCGGGCTGTTTGCGGCTCATCCAAACGCTTGATCGCGACCAACCGAATGGTCACAAAAGTTGGCAGGTTCTGATCTCAGCCAGCGACCAGGATGGCGTTGGCACCACCTTAAAATCGGTCAAGGCTGTCTCTATTACGTTGCAGGATATCAACGATAACGCTCCCTTTTTAATCAACGAGATGCCCGTGCATTGGCAAGAGAATCGGAATCCGGGACAAGTGGTCCAGTTGCAGGCCAACGACTATGACGAACCACAAAATGGACCACCCTACACCTACGGCATTGACAGCGATGCCTCGTCTGATATCAAGAAAAAATTCAGCATCGATAATGATTATCTCTTTGCCAACGTCATGTTCGACCGCGAAGAGCAAAAGGAGTACTTTATCCCGATAAGAATAAGCGATTCTGGCGTACCTAGACAGAGTGCGGTTAGCATTCTGCATCTGATAATTGGCGACGTCAACGATAATGCCATGACCGAAGGATCCTCTCGCATATTCATCTACAACTACAAGGGCGAGGCACCAGATACGGACATCGGTCGAGTGTTTGTCGACGATCTCGACGACTGGGATCTGGGGGACAAAGTTTTTGCCTGGAAGAATGGCATACCGCACAATCAGTTCCGTTTGAACCCTAGCACGGGAATGATCACCATGCTGGAGCACACATCGGAGGGTGAATACCAACTAGTGTTTGTTGTCACCGAAGAGTCTACCTTCATACCGATGCACTCCGTTGATGCTGATGTTACTGTGGTGATACGGGAACTACCGGAAGAGGCGGTGGACAAAAGCGGCAGCATACGCTTCATCAACGTTACTAAAGAGGAATTCATAGGTGTACCCCGTGACGTGCAATCCCCAGAAGCGTACTCACTTAAGGATCGCCTGCAGCACTCCTTGGCCAAGCTGTTTAACACTTCGGTGTCCAATGTGGATGTGTTTACGGTTCTGCAGAACGAGAACAACACACTGGATGTACGTTACTCTGCCCATGGATCGCCATACTATGCGCCCGAGAAGCTCAATGGCATGGTGGCCCAGAATCAGCAAAGGTTAGAGAATGAGCTGGACCTACCTATGCTGATGATTAACATAGATGAGTGCCTAATTGAGAGACTGAAGTGCGAGAGTTCCTGCACCAATGAGTTGCACAAGAGTTCGGTGCCCTATATGATTTACTCCAATACGACCTCCTTCGTGGGTGTCAATGCGTTTGTCCAGGCCCAGTGCGTGTGCGAGGCGAGTGTCCTGAACTATTGCCTCAATGGTGGCACTCCCCGGTATGGGGAGAACGATATTTGCGACTGCATCGATGGATTCGAGGGTCCCCACTGTGAACATGTTTCAGTGGCTTTCTATGGCAATGGACACGCCTTCTATGAACCCATTTCGGCATGCGATAATACGAGAATCGGCTTGGAAATATCGCCACAGCACGAGGAGGGCCTTATCATGTATCTGGGACCGCTTAACTTTAATCCTCTGCTGCCGTTGTCTGACTTCCTCGCCCTGGAACTGGACAAGGGATACCCAGTGTTGACTGTGGACTATGGTTCCGGCAGCATACGCATCAAGCATCAGCATATACAATTGCAACGCGGCCGCTCTTATCAGCTGGACATCATTTTGCAGCGCACCAGCATCGAGATGACTGTGGACAATTGCAGACTCTCGACCTGCATGAGTCTTGGAGCTCCTCAGGGACCCAACGAATTCCTCAACGTAAATGCTCCCCTGCAGTTGGGAGGCACACCGGTGGATCTGGTACAATTGGGACGACAACTCAACTGGACGCACATACCCAATCAGCAGGGCTTCTTTGGTTGCGTCCGCAATCTGACCATCAATGACCACACCTACAATCTGGGTATGCCCGCCGTTTTCCGCAACATTGACAGCGGCTGCCAACAGGCGGTGGTCGGAGCCGTAAGCTTTGGCATTGATCGTAACTTTATTATTGCCATCATTACTTGCATAGCCTTGCTCCTCATAATCTTGCTGGCGGTCGTGGTGCAGAAGAAACAGAAGAACGGCTGGCACGAAAAGGACATTGACGATATACGTGAAACGATCATCAACTATGAGGACGAAGGTGGCGGCGAACGGGATACAGATTATGACTTGAATGTCCTGCGCACCCAGCCCTTCTATGAGGAGAAACTGTACAAAGATCCGCATACTTTGCAAGCGGCCGGCATGGGTCGTGTTCCAAACGATATCCCAGATATTGGTGATTTTCTGGGAGGCAAGAAGGAGAACTGTGATCGGGATGTTGGCGCTTTCACCATAGACGATGTGCGTCACTATGCCTACGAGGGCGATGGCAATTCCGATGGCAGTTTATCCAGTTTGGCCTCCTGCACAGACGATGGCGATCTCAACTTTGATTATCTTTCTAATTTCGGTCCGCGCTTCCGTAAACTGGCTGACATGTATGGCGAGGAACCCTCCGACACGGACTCCAATGTGGACGACGATCAGGGCTGGCgcatttaa